The proteins below come from a single Gimesia alba genomic window:
- a CDS encoding STM4014 family protein encodes MADRLPRVSLGQVVLIGNPENRRVQFFQEALQHFGQSPATVIAYCRLLQDPSQLGDVLKPGTILRIESPGENFDVEKQILCRGAAEAEEEGAPFLPVEQVGQLFFDRGLIIHPRQWYLGFRSLMREVKQQLAAVDDVFCMNSPADLIEFFDKTECHATCEAAGYPVAESFNPISSFEELMETMQQQNCQRVFLKLAHGSSASGVVAFSHHSNRTEVVTSAELVREKGGDQLYNSLKLRRYTDLDEIQVLIDLLCRERVHVEKWLPKASLKRGTTFDLRVVVINGRARHFVVRESRSPLTNLHLGNRRGDGNQLIQSMGESNWSDTLNLCEQVAGLYPESFQIGVDLLLTPGFRQRFILELNAFGDLLPEVRFEGRDTYQSEVWSLLRNASQYIP; translated from the coding sequence ATGGCAGATCGATTACCGCGCGTTTCCCTCGGTCAAGTTGTCCTGATTGGGAATCCTGAAAACCGGCGCGTTCAGTTCTTTCAAGAGGCGTTACAGCATTTTGGGCAATCACCGGCGACGGTGATTGCTTACTGCCGGCTACTACAGGACCCTTCCCAATTGGGTGATGTACTGAAGCCGGGCACGATTCTCAGAATTGAATCGCCGGGAGAGAACTTCGACGTTGAAAAACAAATATTGTGCCGGGGAGCAGCTGAAGCCGAAGAAGAAGGGGCTCCCTTTCTACCCGTTGAGCAAGTAGGACAACTTTTTTTTGATCGGGGGCTGATCATTCACCCACGGCAGTGGTATCTGGGATTTCGTTCTTTGATGCGTGAAGTCAAACAGCAGCTTGCTGCAGTCGACGATGTTTTCTGTATGAATTCTCCCGCGGATCTGATCGAGTTTTTCGATAAAACCGAATGTCATGCAACATGTGAGGCTGCAGGATATCCTGTCGCTGAATCATTCAATCCGATAAGCTCCTTTGAGGAATTGATGGAGACGATGCAGCAGCAGAACTGCCAGCGCGTCTTTCTCAAACTGGCTCACGGTTCTTCTGCTTCGGGTGTGGTTGCCTTTTCTCATCATTCAAACCGAACAGAAGTAGTTACGTCGGCAGAACTGGTGCGGGAGAAGGGGGGCGATCAGCTCTATAATTCTTTAAAACTTCGCCGGTATACTGATCTGGATGAAATCCAGGTGTTGATTGATTTACTCTGCCGAGAGCGTGTGCATGTTGAGAAATGGTTGCCGAAGGCTTCACTGAAACGGGGGACTACGTTTGATTTGCGCGTGGTGGTGATCAATGGTCGTGCGCGGCATTTTGTGGTCAGAGAAAGTCGCAGCCCGCTGACCAATCTCCATTTGGGAAACCGGCGCGGGGACGGCAACCAGTTGATTCAATCAATGGGTGAATCGAACTGGTCTGACACGTTGAATCTCTGCGAACAGGTAGCGGGCCTTTATCCAGAGAGTTTTCAGATAGGCGTTGATTTACTGTTAACCCCCGGGTTTCGACAACGTTTTATTCTGGAACTGAATGCGTTTGGTGATTTGTTACCTGAAGTCCGTTTTGAAGGCCGGGATACCTATCAGTCTGAAGTCTGGTCATTACTGCGCAATGCGAGCCAATACATTCCATAA
- a CDS encoding carboxypeptidase regulatory-like domain-containing protein yields the protein MMNQPKQVFMSGLIVAVICLVGCGGGSNLPKGETGTVTGKVTFNGKPVPEGTSIVFLHKDKGITASSAIAADGSYALRMRREPAVLTGKYQIGITPPTVELTPEEAQAVNEGKELPEKEWPEIPKKYRNPESSGVLFTVNAGENTFDLDMK from the coding sequence ATGATGAATCAACCAAAACAGGTTTTCATGAGTGGCCTGATCGTAGCAGTCATTTGTCTTGTTGGCTGTGGTGGTGGAAGCAATCTACCCAAGGGAGAAACGGGAACGGTAACCGGAAAAGTCACGTTCAATGGAAAACCTGTCCCTGAAGGCACATCCATTGTCTTCCTGCACAAAGACAAAGGAATCACTGCCTCAAGTGCAATCGCCGCTGATGGATCATACGCACTTCGGATGCGCCGTGAGCCTGCAGTTCTGACTGGCAAATATCAAATTGGCATTACGCCGCCGACTGTTGAATTGACACCAGAAGAGGCACAAGCAGTCAATGAAGGCAAAGAGCTTCCCGAAAAAGAATGGCCCGAAATTCCCAAAAAATACCGGAATCCTGAATCGAGCGGTGTGCTCTTCACAGTCAATGCAGGCGAAAACACGTTCGACCTGGATATGAAATAA
- a CDS encoding STM4012 family radical SAM protein, protein MNQLQSMLQDTPFVSYSYSYPHKSAYRPFDAARSIRTIWETENQNALSLYVHLPFCEYRCGFCNLFTLSNPQGDLADQYLQQLQIQAEQIRKQLPQARFSQLAIGGGTPTWLNRHELDQLFAILTSEMHYQPGAIPACIEASPATLTSEKVQLLKDFGIDRLSMGIQSFYEQETRNLGRPQKRKEIHQALDLIKNTGFSTLNLDLIYGADGQTVDSWLDSLQQALDYQPQELYLYPLYVRPLTGLGRKLKDWDDHRLTLYRAGRDFLLNQGYEQLSLRMFRAKHSNSQTDVQYQCQTDGMLGLGCGARSYTTEFHYSNEYAVGRSSVAAIIADFLDKEPQSFGFAEYGFQLDREEQQRRFVILSLLQTDGLSRQFYSDRFGADVLIHFPELKELPGHHLATITADSITLTSAGMERSDTIGPWLYSENVQQRTESFQCL, encoded by the coding sequence ATGAACCAGCTTCAAAGCATGCTGCAGGACACTCCCTTTGTCTCATACAGCTATTCGTACCCACATAAATCTGCCTACCGCCCTTTTGATGCGGCACGTTCGATTCGCACGATCTGGGAAACAGAAAACCAGAATGCCCTCTCCCTGTATGTGCATCTGCCCTTTTGCGAGTACCGCTGCGGCTTTTGTAATCTGTTTACACTCTCAAACCCGCAAGGCGATCTTGCCGACCAGTATCTGCAACAACTTCAAATCCAGGCAGAGCAGATTCGCAAGCAACTTCCCCAGGCGCGCTTTTCCCAACTGGCGATCGGCGGAGGCACGCCCACCTGGCTGAATCGCCATGAACTGGATCAGTTGTTCGCGATTCTGACCAGCGAAATGCACTATCAACCCGGTGCCATCCCTGCTTGCATCGAAGCGTCACCCGCCACACTGACCTCTGAAAAAGTACAACTGTTGAAGGACTTTGGAATTGATCGATTGAGCATGGGGATTCAATCATTTTACGAACAGGAAACGCGGAATCTGGGCCGCCCGCAAAAACGGAAGGAAATCCATCAGGCACTGGATCTCATCAAAAACACGGGATTCTCGACGCTTAATCTCGATCTTATCTACGGCGCCGACGGTCAGACAGTGGATTCCTGGCTCGATTCGCTACAACAGGCCTTGGACTATCAGCCACAGGAGTTATATCTCTATCCGCTTTATGTGCGTCCTCTGACAGGTTTGGGAAGAAAGTTAAAGGACTGGGATGACCACCGGCTCACACTCTACCGCGCAGGTCGCGACTTTTTACTCAATCAAGGTTACGAACAACTTTCTTTGCGAATGTTCCGTGCCAAACATTCCAACTCACAAACTGACGTGCAGTATCAATGCCAGACTGACGGGATGCTCGGGTTGGGCTGTGGTGCCAGATCCTATACCACGGAGTTTCACTACTCGAACGAATACGCGGTCGGCCGCAGCAGTGTGGCTGCGATCATCGCCGATTTTCTGGACAAGGAACCCCAGTCGTTTGGTTTTGCCGAATATGGATTCCAGCTGGATCGAGAGGAACAACAAAGACGCTTCGTCATTCTGTCACTATTGCAGACTGACGGCTTATCGCGGCAATTTTATTCAGACCGATTCGGCGCAGACGTGTTAATTCACTTCCCGGAACTGAAGGAACTCCCCGGGCACCATCTGGCGACGATCACCGCCGATTCCATCACTTTGACATCAGCGGGCATGGAACGATCCGATACAATTGGTCCCTGGCTCTATTCTGAGAACGTTCAGCAACGCACCGAAAGTTTTCAATGTCTATGA
- a CDS encoding STM4015 family protein produces the protein MIGEHANEFGGLPVEEFDLKAGVQNASGIAYRLTLGYEREEEGVEFSSLLEKFLSSPQVGEARALIIGCWDSAFEGGGSESCVEQLVAASEKLSGLRHLFLGDITYEESEISWIVQTDLSALFDAFPQLEELRVRGANGLSLGRADHPHLKKLIIESGGLGADVVREVTAAQFPALEHLELWLGTENYGGDASIADVEPILTGVLFPNLKYLGLRDSEFADEIAKAIAVSPILDQLEVLDLSLGTLGDEGAQALLNSKRLNHLKKLDLHYHFLSEEMCKQFKSLGIEVDLDDQQEPDVYDGVEERYCAVTE, from the coding sequence GTGATCGGCGAACATGCGAACGAGTTTGGAGGGTTGCCTGTTGAAGAGTTTGATCTTAAAGCAGGCGTACAAAATGCCTCAGGAATTGCTTATCGACTGACATTGGGGTACGAGAGAGAAGAAGAGGGCGTCGAATTTTCTTCGTTGCTGGAGAAGTTCTTGAGCTCTCCACAGGTCGGCGAGGCCCGGGCACTCATTATTGGTTGCTGGGATTCTGCCTTTGAAGGGGGTGGTTCTGAAAGTTGTGTTGAGCAACTGGTGGCTGCCAGCGAAAAACTTTCCGGTTTGAGACATCTTTTTCTGGGTGATATAACTTATGAAGAGAGTGAAATCTCCTGGATTGTGCAAACGGATCTTTCTGCTTTGTTTGATGCCTTTCCGCAATTAGAGGAACTGCGGGTGCGTGGTGCCAATGGTCTGAGCTTGGGGCGTGCCGATCATCCGCATTTAAAAAAACTGATTATTGAATCCGGAGGTTTAGGAGCGGATGTGGTTCGTGAAGTGACTGCGGCACAATTTCCGGCACTGGAGCATCTGGAGCTTTGGCTGGGTACAGAGAACTATGGAGGGGATGCTTCGATTGCGGATGTCGAGCCCATACTGACTGGAGTGTTGTTTCCGAACTTAAAATATCTGGGATTGCGTGACAGCGAATTTGCAGACGAGATTGCCAAAGCGATCGCCGTTTCTCCCATTCTCGATCAACTCGAAGTTTTGGATCTTTCTCTGGGGACGCTCGGTGATGAGGGAGCACAAGCATTATTAAACAGTAAACGGCTGAATCATCTGAAAAAGCTGGATCTGCACTATCACTTCCTGAGTGAGGAAATGTGTAAGCAGTTTAAGAGTCTGGGGATTGAAGTCGATCTCGATGATCAACAGGAGCCGGATGTGTACGATGGTGTTGAAGAACGTTATTGTGCCGTTACGGAATAA
- a CDS encoding DUF1559 domain-containing protein, giving the protein MSQFSRRAFTLIELLVVIAIIAILIALLLPAVQQAREAARRSTCKNNMKQIGLALHNYHETHKMFPMSYKHTLDGGYNNTQRGMSWICYILPFIDQANLYNQINQGQRLSDPANTTVSRNILTVMLCPSDPGTDSGILGGRANVGDERAVTSYKLVSGNNWAWGSFIHSDSKGRNAGNTNGLDWGNGFMCRNGSSKVNVTRIRDVTDGLSTTFAAGEALPRECTHNWWWWFNGSTANCAVPLNHYINNTYSAGDWPQNYSFASQHEGGAHFLMGDGAVRFVSENIDLGTYRALASIQGGETIGEF; this is encoded by the coding sequence ATGAGTCAATTTTCGAGACGCGCTTTTACGTTAATTGAACTACTTGTGGTGATCGCCATCATCGCAATATTAATCGCCCTGCTCCTACCCGCAGTACAACAGGCCCGTGAGGCAGCCCGCCGAAGTACCTGTAAAAACAACATGAAACAGATCGGGCTGGCCCTCCACAATTACCATGAAACTCACAAAATGTTCCCGATGAGCTACAAGCACACGCTGGATGGCGGCTATAACAACACACAACGTGGCATGAGCTGGATTTGCTACATCTTACCCTTTATCGATCAGGCAAACCTCTATAACCAGATTAACCAGGGACAACGTCTATCTGACCCTGCCAATACCACAGTTTCCAGAAACATCCTCACAGTCATGCTCTGCCCGTCTGATCCTGGTACGGATAGCGGTATCTTAGGAGGCCGTGCAAATGTGGGGGATGAAAGAGCGGTCACCAGTTACAAACTGGTCTCAGGAAATAACTGGGCCTGGGGATCATTTATCCATTCAGATTCGAAAGGCCGTAACGCTGGTAATACCAATGGCCTTGACTGGGGAAATGGCTTTATGTGCCGCAATGGTTCAAGCAAAGTCAACGTGACCAGGATTCGTGATGTGACCGATGGACTGAGTACGACGTTCGCTGCAGGAGAAGCACTTCCCAGAGAGTGTACGCACAACTGGTGGTGGTGGTTCAATGGTTCAACTGCCAACTGTGCGGTCCCTCTGAATCACTATATTAACAACACCTATTCTGCCGGAGACTGGCCACAAAATTATTCGTTCGCCAGTCAGCACGAAGGGGGAGCCCACTTCTTAATGGGTGACGGAGCCGTTCGCTTCGTGAGTGAAAATATCGACTTGGGAACCTATCGTGCCCTAGCTTCTATCCAAGGTGGGGAAACGATTGGCGAATTTTAG
- a CDS encoding HAD family hydrolase, which produces MINANLNAILFDLDNTLIDRSTAVHGYFCSLLQRAAPHLSPRASQQTLQEIKEHDQLGYSERLVFFQWLADHHFPHWTSQELWNDFAENMPQYIQPEPNCLTLLNQLQQRYALAVVTNGSVKVQRAKLKASHIDQHIDHIFISGETEFEKPDPQLFQLALQSLSVPSKQALYIGDHPQADIVGAIDSGMQACWISLNREFPVELPQPHYQIPSVHSLRSLLP; this is translated from the coding sequence ATGATCAATGCAAATTTGAATGCCATTCTGTTCGATCTTGATAACACGCTCATCGATCGTTCTACCGCCGTGCACGGCTACTTTTGCAGCCTTCTACAGCGTGCGGCACCACACCTCTCCCCTCGCGCTTCCCAACAGACACTTCAGGAAATCAAAGAACATGATCAGCTTGGCTATTCTGAACGCCTCGTTTTTTTTCAGTGGCTCGCCGATCACCATTTCCCGCATTGGACCTCGCAAGAACTCTGGAACGATTTTGCTGAAAACATGCCGCAATATATTCAGCCCGAACCGAATTGCCTTACACTACTCAACCAGTTACAACAACGGTATGCCCTGGCGGTCGTCACAAACGGATCTGTAAAAGTTCAACGCGCCAAGCTCAAGGCATCGCACATCGATCAACACATCGATCATATTTTCATCTCGGGAGAGACAGAATTTGAGAAACCAGACCCGCAATTATTCCAGCTGGCATTACAATCTCTTTCAGTTCCCAGCAAGCAGGCACTCTATATTGGAGATCATCCTCAGGCAGATATAGTCGGTGCCATCGATTCCGGTATGCAAGCCTGTTGGATCTCCCTGAATCGAGAATTCCCCGTTGAGTTACCGCAGCCACATTACCAGATTCCATCCGTTCATTCCCTCCGATCTTTATTACCATGA
- a CDS encoding carboxypeptidase-like regulatory domain-containing protein, translating into MRNYSLLLLPLITVLISGCGGGPDDAPQTVVVTGTVTMKGNPVSDANVVFIPKSGPSAVGSTDASGKYSLKTGKATGAIPGSHTVTITSGGEIPMPGTEEAKAEQAKPMIPASYGDPKKSGLSAEVQDSGENVIDFKLN; encoded by the coding sequence ATGCGAAATTATAGTTTGTTACTGCTACCTCTGATCACGGTACTCATTTCCGGTTGTGGAGGGGGGCCTGACGACGCTCCCCAGACGGTTGTAGTGACCGGAACCGTGACAATGAAAGGCAATCCTGTCTCTGACGCCAACGTCGTGTTCATTCCGAAATCAGGTCCGTCAGCGGTTGGCTCAACAGATGCTTCAGGAAAATACTCGCTCAAAACAGGGAAAGCAACAGGAGCCATCCCGGGATCGCACACCGTGACGATTACGTCAGGGGGCGAAATTCCCATGCCGGGAACGGAAGAAGCAAAAGCTGAGCAGGCAAAACCAATGATCCCTGCCAGTTATGGGGATCCCAAGAAATCGGGACTCTCTGCAGAAGTCCAGGACTCGGGAGAAAATGTCATCGACTTCAAACTGAATTAA
- a CDS encoding alkaline phosphatase — MNCAVSSSLLALIILASLASASAEKPSQDHIRKIQTAAIQNKKSPVAHWGFDPENYTQWSNHSLRLIPVYTFGTKGKPNGIDLNSYTGKNSPYRSAKALETIYGFLPENSVNPKADYLDQTNLYEIQQAALKAGKKNIILFVFDGMDWQTTKAAALYYTGKDNYQGGRGTGFHFQDYPAAGTTQFGFMVTAPHNAGSNVDVNQQSVTNPGGKIRGGYNAQKGGPNPWTPGNDKKYLIGSASNNYGEHAYPDSANTATSMTAGIKSYNNAINVDPTGAPVTTIAHQAQQKGYSVGVVTSVPITHATPAAAYAHNVSRNDYQDLARDLVGQTSISHPEDPLPGLDVVLGGGFGTIEKPSGAKSHGENFVPGWKYISEETMKKADVKNGGKYSVAVRTPKVKGSEGLKQATENAVKNHTRLLGVYGVEKYAAHLPFQTANGDYQPAVGLKNSAEVYSAADRLENPTLADMTDSALQVLSQNKQGFWLLVEAGDVDWANHDNNLDNSIGAVKSGDAAFKVITDWVEKNSNWDETVVILTADHGHYLHLDQPQALIPPKQEKQ; from the coding sequence ATGAACTGCGCTGTTTCTTCCAGCCTGTTAGCGCTGATTATACTGGCAAGTCTTGCATCTGCTTCAGCAGAAAAACCAAGCCAGGACCACATCCGCAAAATCCAGACCGCCGCGATCCAGAACAAGAAAAGCCCCGTCGCACATTGGGGCTTCGATCCTGAAAACTATACCCAGTGGTCAAACCATTCATTACGTCTGATTCCCGTCTATACCTTCGGTACCAAAGGGAAGCCGAACGGAATCGATCTGAATTCCTATACCGGTAAGAACAGCCCTTATCGCAGTGCAAAAGCTTTGGAAACCATTTACGGTTTCCTGCCTGAAAACAGTGTGAATCCCAAGGCCGACTACCTGGATCAAACCAATCTCTATGAAATCCAGCAGGCAGCCCTCAAAGCAGGAAAGAAGAATATCATCCTGTTTGTCTTCGATGGGATGGACTGGCAAACCACCAAAGCAGCCGCCCTGTATTATACCGGCAAAGACAATTACCAAGGCGGACGTGGCACCGGATTCCATTTCCAGGATTATCCCGCCGCGGGTACAACTCAGTTTGGCTTTATGGTAACGGCACCGCATAATGCGGGATCGAACGTCGACGTCAATCAGCAAAGCGTGACCAACCCCGGAGGCAAAATTCGTGGCGGCTACAACGCCCAAAAAGGTGGCCCGAACCCCTGGACTCCCGGTAACGATAAAAAATACCTGATTGGAAGTGCGAGCAACAATTACGGCGAACACGCTTATCCCGATTCCGCGAATACCGCCACATCAATGACAGCGGGAATCAAATCCTATAACAATGCCATCAATGTCGACCCTACGGGAGCCCCCGTCACGACGATTGCCCATCAGGCACAACAAAAAGGCTATTCGGTCGGCGTTGTCACCAGCGTTCCTATTACGCACGCCACACCGGCCGCCGCCTATGCTCATAACGTCAGCCGCAATGACTACCAGGACCTGGCCCGCGATCTGGTTGGGCAAACTTCGATTTCGCATCCCGAAGACCCGCTCCCAGGTCTCGACGTCGTTCTGGGTGGTGGCTTTGGCACAATTGAAAAACCATCGGGAGCAAAATCGCATGGGGAAAATTTCGTACCCGGCTGGAAATACATTTCCGAAGAAACGATGAAGAAAGCCGATGTCAAAAATGGAGGCAAATATTCGGTCGCCGTGCGGACTCCCAAGGTCAAAGGCAGCGAGGGACTGAAACAGGCCACAGAAAATGCCGTCAAGAATCATACCCGGCTGCTGGGTGTATATGGCGTCGAAAAATATGCTGCCCATCTCCCGTTCCAGACCGCCAACGGTGACTACCAACCCGCGGTCGGGTTAAAAAACAGCGCGGAAGTCTATTCCGCAGCAGATCGCCTGGAAAACCCCACACTGGCAGACATGACCGACTCCGCATTGCAAGTGCTCAGTCAAAATAAACAAGGCTTCTGGCTGCTGGTCGAAGCGGGCGACGTCGACTGGGCTAACCATGATAACAATCTCGATAACTCAATCGGAGCTGTCAAAAGTGGCGATGCCGCGTTCAAGGTGATTACGGACTGGGTCGAGAAAAACAGCAACTGGGACGAAACCGTCGTCATTCTCACCGCCGATCATGGCCACTATCTGCACCTCGATCAACCTCAGGCCTTGATCCCTCCAAAACAGGAAAAGCAATAG
- a CDS encoding STM4013/SEN3800 family hydrolase: protein MINARTCLGTHDILFITLDSLRYDVAVTALQNGLTPHLESLLPKTGWEKRHTPGNFTYAAHQAFFAGFLPTPIEPGRHPRLFGVEFPGSETTTEETCLFQAPNIVAGFAQHNYHTLCIGGVGFFNQQSPLGNTLPDLFQESHWHETFSVTNRFSTKHQIDCILDTLQQQSSEQRLFLFLNISATHQPSCIFTEDATEDSTETQAAALAYADSQLPPLFAAMQKRAPLLCIICSDHGTAFGEEGYWGHRISHPVVWEVPYLECLLPQRGDRK, encoded by the coding sequence ATGATTAATGCCCGCACCTGCCTTGGAACGCACGATATCCTGTTCATCACGCTTGATTCGTTGCGCTACGATGTTGCGGTGACTGCACTCCAGAACGGCTTAACGCCTCATCTGGAAAGCCTGCTCCCGAAAACGGGTTGGGAGAAACGACACACGCCCGGGAACTTCACTTACGCCGCTCATCAGGCGTTTTTTGCAGGCTTCCTGCCCACTCCCATAGAGCCGGGGCGACATCCACGCCTGTTTGGTGTCGAGTTCCCCGGCAGTGAAACAACCACAGAGGAAACATGTCTGTTCCAGGCTCCCAATATCGTCGCCGGGTTTGCCCAACACAATTATCACACTCTCTGCATCGGCGGTGTCGGCTTTTTCAATCAGCAAAGCCCTTTAGGAAACACATTGCCAGATCTGTTTCAGGAAAGTCATTGGCATGAAACGTTTAGCGTTACCAATCGTTTTTCCACAAAACACCAGATCGACTGTATTCTGGACACGCTGCAGCAGCAATCATCCGAACAACGTCTGTTCTTGTTTCTGAACATTTCCGCCACACATCAACCGAGCTGTATTTTCACCGAGGATGCGACAGAAGATTCTACCGAAACGCAAGCCGCCGCGCTGGCTTATGCGGATTCGCAACTCCCTCCCCTGTTCGCCGCGATGCAGAAACGGGCGCCCCTGCTCTGTATTATCTGTTCCGATCATGGCACTGCCTTCGGTGAAGAGGGCTACTGGGGCCACCGCATTTCACACCCGGTTGTCTGGGAAGTCCCTTATCTTGAATGCCTCTTGCCGCAGAGAGGGGACCGGAAATGA
- a CDS encoding DUF6745 domain-containing protein, with protein MNSTTLNNKDQLSAGMKCYELEIPGSEVTHLPDDIQVEYRINLDGCRKLKTLPDGLKTGTLILAGCTGLTQLPENLDVCFLNISDCPQLTAWPQQGRIRFGNLIARNCTNLKALPDWLTRISQLDISGCTSLTSLPEQLQISSWIDIAHTGITELPESIDESQLRWRGVPINQRIAFHPEEIMSEEILSEPNSELRRVMLERVGFDRFFKSVEAEVLDTDQDPGGKRELLKVPLEGDEDLVCVSVNCPSTDRRYIIRVPPDMKTCAQAIAWTAGFDDPDDYHPLVET; from the coding sequence ATGAATTCAACCACGCTAAATAACAAAGATCAACTATCAGCAGGTATGAAATGCTACGAACTTGAAATCCCTGGTAGTGAGGTCACTCATCTCCCGGATGACATCCAAGTGGAGTATCGAATCAACCTGGATGGCTGCCGAAAACTGAAAACACTTCCCGATGGTTTGAAAACAGGAACCCTCATCCTTGCCGGCTGCACAGGACTCACACAACTTCCTGAAAATCTGGATGTCTGTTTTCTAAATATCAGCGATTGCCCTCAATTAACAGCATGGCCTCAACAAGGCAGAATCCGCTTTGGAAATCTCATCGCCCGAAATTGCACAAACCTGAAAGCGCTTCCCGACTGGTTGACTCGCATTTCACAATTGGACATCAGCGGCTGTACGTCTCTGACATCGCTTCCGGAACAATTGCAGATTTCCTCCTGGATTGACATCGCCCACACTGGGATTACCGAACTACCAGAGTCAATTGATGAATCACAACTACGCTGGCGGGGTGTTCCCATCAATCAGCGCATTGCTTTTCATCCAGAAGAAATTATGAGCGAAGAAATTCTCAGCGAACCCAACTCTGAACTTAGACGAGTCATGCTTGAACGGGTTGGCTTCGATCGCTTCTTTAAATCGGTCGAAGCAGAGGTTCTGGATACCGACCAGGACCCGGGTGGGAAACGGGAATTATTGAAAGTCCCATTAGAAGGAGACGAAGACCTTGTCTGCGTCTCTGTGAACTGTCCCTCCACAGACAGACGCTATATCATACGTGTCCCCCCCGATATGAAAACCTGTGCTCAAGCCATCGCCTGGACGGCCGGTTTTGATGACCCGGACGACTATCACCCGCTGGTTGAGACTTGA
- a CDS encoding STM4011 family radical SAM protein — translation MSMKLSILYRGPLSSCNYDCHYCPFAKVHETAAELKTDRRALEKFGDWISTRKQDRLSIFFTPWGEALTRRWYQEAICHLTSLDQIEKVVAQTNLSYNLDWIENANAQKLALWCTYHPSQTTRKKFLSQSQQLSQRGISHSVGTVGLPEDLEEIEQLRRELPPDIYLWVNAYKSSGKKYNDDTLKRFETIDPLFQLNTQYHSSLGRSCRCGSSVISVDGTGTIFRCHFMKEPIGNIYESDFESHLQESPCTNQTCGCHIGYVHMDDLELYSVFQEGILERIPFHYRQV, via the coding sequence ATGTCTATGAAGCTCAGCATCCTCTATCGCGGGCCTTTATCCAGTTGCAATTACGATTGCCATTACTGCCCCTTCGCCAAAGTCCATGAAACGGCAGCCGAGTTGAAAACCGATCGACGGGCTCTCGAAAAGTTCGGCGACTGGATCTCAACCCGCAAACAGGACCGGCTCTCGATTTTCTTTACGCCGTGGGGCGAAGCGTTAACCAGACGCTGGTACCAGGAGGCCATCTGTCACTTAACAAGTCTGGACCAGATTGAAAAAGTCGTGGCACAAACAAATCTGTCTTACAATCTGGATTGGATCGAAAACGCAAACGCACAAAAGCTGGCCCTCTGGTGTACTTATCACCCCTCGCAGACGACACGCAAAAAATTCCTGTCTCAGTCACAACAGTTATCGCAACGGGGAATCTCACATAGCGTCGGAACAGTCGGACTCCCGGAAGACCTGGAAGAAATCGAGCAATTACGCCGAGAGCTCCCACCAGATATCTATTTATGGGTCAACGCCTATAAAAGTTCCGGCAAGAAATATAACGATGACACATTGAAACGATTCGAAACCATTGACCCCCTGTTTCAACTTAACACGCAATATCATTCGAGCCTGGGACGCAGTTGTCGCTGCGGGTCGAGTGTGATTTCTGTAGATGGCACCGGCACCATATTCCGCTGTCATTTTATGAAAGAGCCAATCGGAAATATTTACGAGTCTGATTTTGAATCCCATTTACAAGAAAGCCCCTGCACCAACCAGACTTGTGGCTGCCACATTGGATATGTACACATGGATGACTTGGAGCTTTACAGTGTCTTCCAGGAAGGAATACTGGAACGTATCCCCTTCCACTATCGACAAGTCTGA